Proteins encoded together in one Lathyrus oleraceus cultivar Zhongwan6 chromosome 5, CAAS_Psat_ZW6_1.0, whole genome shotgun sequence window:
- the LOC127079788 gene encoding uncharacterized protein LOC127079788: MSNLPLPPHPMLLVYPLPYPQLPQQYHPYPQYLQQPPPQYQPQRQQQQQQQQQRQQPSTSTIQQNPRPPMTQFQFDPIPMTYTDLLPSLLAQNLIEKRVTPPMPDKFPRWYKPNERCAFHSDAPGHDIENYFVFKGKVQELVRLGMFKFGNMPNVATNQFPEHGAVNMIIEDENFIMDVLKVKTLLVPVHLKLFKVGILKQDHEKCSICLRYPKGYFDVRKDIQMLISNGVLQVSGKKKNDEVSVIVPIFNKPKDFEIFCPPKESTPPADSAKCLNIKMTTHFPYKYDKFVPWGYEPTTIVNGVEKPLVNNKVVPNIADASGLTRSGRVFTHANLRGGKHVVGKPDNGKAPLVIPESRPIKDVEAEEFVRLIRRSDYKVVDQLLQTHSKISVMYLLLNSEAHRKALLKVPGKAYVNPDVTIDQFDHVVGNITSCNTLSFSDNELPAEGKKHINALYISMGYEKYSFSHVLVDTDSSLNLMPKITLAKLSYIDVDIRPSEVLVKAFDGSRRTVMGEIVLPMMVGLQQFQILFQVMDINPGYSCLLGRPWIHDAGTVTSNLHQKLKFIRNRKLAIVYGEQVLMISQLSTFRYIDIEEDAVITQFQGLEIANAVRIEDLDEEKVGTSMASLKDAHQVVASAQTLG; this comes from the coding sequence ATGTCGAATCTTCCCTTGCCACCGCACCCGATGCTTCTTGTTTATCCTTTACCATATCCGCAGTTGCCACAACAATATCATCCTTATCCACAGTATCTACAACAACCACCGCCTCAGTATCAACCgcaacgacaacaacaacaacaacaacaacaacaaagacaacAACCATCTACATCTACTATTCAGCAAAATCCACGTCCTCCGATGACTCAGTTCCAGTTTGATCCAATCCCAATGACGTACACTGATCTACTACCTTCTCTGCTCGCCCAAAATCTCATAGAAAAGCGTGTCACACCACCAATGCCTGACAAGTTTCCTAGATGGTATAAACCTAATGAACGTTGTGCTTTCCACTCTGATGCGCCAGGGCATGACATTGAAAATTACTTTGTATTCAAAGGAAAGGTCCAAGAGCTTGTGAGATTGGGGATGTTTAAGTTCGGTAATATGCCAAATGTGGCTACTAACCAATTTCCTGAGCATGGGGCAGTAAATATGATTATTGAAGATGAGAATTTTATTATGGACGTCTTGAAAGTGAAGACTCTGTTGGTGCCTGTGCACCTCAAGCTATTCAAAGTCGGTATTCTGAAGCAAGATCATGAGAAGTGCTCTATTTGTTTGAGGTACCCTAAAGGTTACTTCGATGTGCGGAAAGATATACAGATGCTGATTTCCAATGGTGTGTTACAGGTTAGTGGGAAGAAAAAGAATGATGAAGTGTCTGTGATAGTGCCTATCTTCAACAAGCCCAAGGATTTTGAGATATTCTGCCCGCCCAAAGAAAGTACACCTCCTGCTGACTCTGCTAAGTGCTTGAACATCAAAATGACAACTCATTTCCCCTACAAATATGATAAATTTGTACCATGGGGGTACGAGCCCACTACCATCGTGAATGGAGTTGAGAAGCCATTGGTCAACAACAAAGTTGTCCCTAATATTGCTGATGCAAGCGGTCTCACAAGAAGCGGTAGGGTTTTCACTCATGCTAATCTTAGAGGTGGTAAGCATGTGGTCGGAAAGCCCGACAATGGTAAAGCTCCATTGGTCATTCCTGAGAGTAGACCCATAAAAGATGTAGAGGCTGAAGAATTTGTGCGCCTGATACGAAGAAGTGATTATAAGGTGGTGGATCAGCTCCTTCAAACCCATTCGAAGATATCTGTTATGTATTTACTCTTGAACTCTGAAGCGCATCGTAAGGCTCTGTTGAAAGTCCCGGGGAAAGCCTACGTAAATCCAGATGTCACGATTGATCAGTTCGACCATGTAGTTGGAAACATTACATCTTGCAACACACTAAGCTTTTCTGACAATGAGTTGCCTGCCGAAGGCAAAAAGCATATCAACGCTCTCTACATATCCATGGGATATGAAAAATACTCTTTTTCacatgttttggttgataccgaCTCTTCTTTGAATTTGATGCCGAAGATTACTCTTGCCAAGTTATCCTATATTGATGTTGATATTAGACCAAGCGAGGTTCTGGTGAAGGCCTTTGATGGTTCTAGGAGGACTGTAATGGGTGAAATTGTCCTGCCAATGATGGTGGGTCTGCAACAGTTTCAAATTCTCTTCCAGGTGATGGATATTAATCCCGGTTATAGTTGTTTGCTTGGGAGACCGTGGATTCATGACGCAGGCACCGTCACATCCAACTtgcaccaaaaattgaaattcaTCCGAAATAGAAAACTTGCTATTGTTTATGGTGAACAAGTCCTGATGATCAGTCAATTATCTACTTTCAGATACATTGATATAGAAGAGGACGCTGTCATCACCCAATTTCAAGGGCTTGAAATTGCAAATGCAGTGCGGATTGAGGATCTCGATGAAGAGAAGGTGGGAACTTCTATGGCATCTTTGAAAGATGCACATCAAGTGGTGGCCAGTGCCCAAACCTTGGGTTAG